Proteins encoded in a region of the Thermococcus stetteri genome:
- a CDS encoding oligosaccharide repeat unit polymerase family protein: MLIPIGGVVGGLKIFSIAFFSYLSLALYSNYLDRDLRGIVYQRGFVPSAVLLGLVVALVFFVAFVVGYFSKLQLPTGFLILLFLVLSFHDPPVAPILALLLVAAYYIGLNPFEKFPDVALGLSLTVPVILYAVEGVPLFHWELRYKLVGPLVLLALLGAVGMSYTNLSLRTKTLLLLIYSVVFFLGTFRSLLLLGYLPYLLGYMANSDKKSSVFALFFGALVLGLVFTISGSLTALLVRVGFTFLVFHNLVRISLPGGYFHGSLLLSDNPRHLVSELFGASTNYTYFFFGQAVADFGVLGLLEAFLLGVFLRDSEADSKTLGFVCSVMIYALDSGVDALILLFIIGALIFQRFGKPKTRGTSCVVWSWWM; this comes from the coding sequence TTGTTAATCCCAATTGGTGGTGTTGTGGGGGGGTTAAAAATATTTAGCATTGCTTTTTTTAGTTACCTCTCTCTAGCGCTTTATTCTAACTATCTGGACAGAGACTTACGGGGTATTGTTTATCAGAGGGGTTTTGTGCCCTCCGCAGTTCTCCTTGGATTGGTTGTGGCCTTAGTTTTTTTCGTGGCTTTTGTTGTAGGGTACTTTTCGAAGCTTCAGCTTCCAACGGGCTTTCTCATATTACTCTTTTTGGTACTCTCCTTCCATGATCCACCTGTAGCCCCTATCTTAGCCCTCCTCCTGGTTGCGGCTTACTATATCGGCCTTAACCCTTTTGAGAAGTTTCCCGATGTTGCCCTTGGTCTATCCTTGACTGTTCCAGTGATCCTGTATGCGGTAGAGGGCGTTCCACTCTTCCACTGGGAACTTCGCTATAAACTTGTAGGGCCTCTAGTTCTCCTCGCCCTCTTGGGGGCAGTCGGCATGTCCTACACTAACTTGTCGCTCAGGACAAAAACGCTCCTCCTCTTGATTTACTCCGTGGTCTTCTTTCTTGGGACTTTCCGCTCCCTGCTCCTCTTAGGTTACCTTCCATATTTACTGGGGTACATGGCGAATTCTGACAAAAAGTCGAGCGTGTTTGCACTGTTTTTTGGAGCACTTGTTTTGGGTCTAGTCTTCACCATAAGTGGAAGCCTAACAGCCTTGCTTGTCCGTGTTGGCTTTACGTTCTTGGTTTTCCATAACTTAGTCCGCATCTCTCTCCCAGGGGGCTACTTTCATGGATCTCTCCTTCTGAGCGACAACCCCAGGCACCTCGTTTCTGAACTGTTCGGGGCCTCGACGAATTACACCTACTTCTTTTTTGGCCAGGCAGTGGCCGATTTTGGGGTTTTGGGTCTTTTGGAGGCTTTTCTGCTGGGGGTCTTTCTTAGGGATAGTGAAGCGGATTCAAAAACCCTGGGTTTTGTCTGCTCAGTTATGATATATGCTCTGGATTCTGGAGTTGATGCCCTGATTTTGTTGTTCATCATCGGTGCGTTGATCTTTCAGAGATTTGGAAAACCAAAAACTCGTGGTACATCGTGCGTAGTTTGGTCGTGGTGGATGTGA
- a CDS encoding two pore domain potassium channel family protein — protein sequence MCEYTYENGRKCRLKPLEGSRYCPLHIPREEGEALYGERLKEIKKEAFEKRLKVGQTYFEGVDLYDVTIKGFTAEEVLVFKNSRVTNLIMDASSVRGLILINSKVERVVIFESSLETIFIKNSTIFGLNILRTDFSSHISIRDSEVKYLMINSTQYTPKEEASEEKAYGETERIVGNIEVSNLTGVRRIGINTRYPLLRDILKEHGINISESREKSVRARNLIIRDVSFDVSPRYKRRVRLTVAGFHGRLHLENIEVFGHVEIRRSYLASPEFVNVKVKSNLVLRSTSIHTDSTWGMTVLPNLPIELEVDGFIIVENCRFNNPHAEELFYRLARTSWEKSGDFDRADEYYYLEMLAKRKAKLQSRKRGLKRIINRAEVWFEWLFADLTCKYGTDWKRPILLWLGAVNVLFPFCSGRQRALRASQAP from the coding sequence ATGTGCGAGTACACCTATGAGAACGGGAGAAAGTGCAGGTTAAAACCCTTAGAAGGCTCGAGGTACTGCCCTCTCCACATCCCACGGGAAGAGGGGGAGGCACTCTACGGCGAAAGGCTGAAGGAGATTAAGAAAGAGGCCTTCGAGAAGAGACTGAAGGTAGGCCAGACCTATTTTGAGGGTGTTGACCTCTACGATGTCACGATAAAGGGGTTCACCGCTGAGGAGGTGCTTGTCTTCAAAAACTCCCGGGTTACAAACCTAATCATGGATGCTTCCTCGGTTAGGGGTCTTATTCTGATCAACTCAAAGGTTGAGAGGGTGGTTATTTTTGAAAGCTCCCTTGAGACTATTTTCATAAAAAACTCGACTATCTTCGGCCTCAATATTCTAAGGACGGACTTCTCCAGCCATATTTCGATAAGGGACTCAGAAGTCAAATACTTGATGATAAACTCAACGCAGTATACCCCTAAAGAGGAGGCGAGCGAGGAGAAGGCCTACGGGGAAACTGAGAGGATCGTTGGCAACATTGAGGTCTCGAACCTTACCGGCGTCAGGAGAATAGGCATAAACACCCGCTACCCCCTTCTCAGGGACATCCTGAAGGAGCACGGGATAAATATATCTGAGAGCAGGGAGAAGAGCGTCAGGGCACGGAACCTGATAATCAGAGACGTTTCATTTGATGTGTCCCCCCGCTATAAGAGGAGGGTGAGGCTTACCGTTGCCGGCTTCCACGGCAGGCTACACCTCGAGAACATTGAGGTTTTCGGCCACGTTGAGATTCGGCGGAGCTACCTGGCCTCTCCAGAGTTCGTGAACGTCAAGGTTAAGAGCAACTTGGTACTTAGGAGCACTTCAATCCATACGGATTCCACATGGGGTATGACGGTTCTCCCCAACCTCCCGATAGAGCTAGAGGTAGATGGGTTTATCATAGTTGAGAACTGCAGGTTTAACAACCCGCATGCCGAAGAGCTGTTCTACCGCCTCGCGAGGACTAGCTGGGAAAAGAGCGGAGACTTCGACAGAGCGGACGAGTACTATTACCTAGAGATGCTGGCGAAGAGAAAAGCCAAGCTCCAGTCTAGGAAGAGGGGTTTAAAGAGGATAATAAACAGGGCAGAAGTCTGGTTTGAGTGGCTATTCGCGGATTTGACGTGTAAGTATGGCACCGACTGGAAGAGGCCGATCCTCCTATGGTTAGGTGCCGTCAACGTCCTTTTCCCCTTCTGTTCTGGGCGACAAAGAGCGTTGAGGGCATCTCAAGCTCCCTGA
- a CDS encoding S8 family peptidase has product MNRRVLSLLIVAVMLLSAIPAAVSVPAVTATPVQPTESPQQVAVEKPSNFIPGEVLQKEIQKVLESSGKTVRLIIAPEKDRAMEVYETLKRLGKIDPISKPELQFIVVEMPVSNVEKLAEIPGILHVWKDEMVKLQEPVSPEAGMDGVTPAVQDPKLPDMFMSVYKIHAYDTWINYGVLGDNVTVAVLDTGIDVGHPFLQVTLDGRPKIVDIYDASDEGIAQIYYATNVTENGTITVNMTVPVYWGFYAMYYGHEQITDYTMGTYYVGGINGSEYYLGLLPERYFDLNNLTSRPDDLMGDLNDVYPVLIVNQSGNFVAYIDFNLNNDFTDDQPIGLFTETGDYFQTPDTLVDIALAKVHIGDMSNPDNYLYTVPYGDGIGYAMFMWDAQGHGTHVSGTVAGVGLPTDPVFNGTYGVAPNAQLMEVKVLPGEFGFGATSWIINGMIYAASNGADVISMSLGGGGEINDGIESPENFYVNLLTDWFGVTFAIAAGNEGPTTNTVHAPGDSDLVITVGAFRSSLRWQIFYGVDGVADTVASFSSRGPRMDGLLDPDVIAPGEMIFSSLPLWYTVTNNDSYNYYGIWDGTSMATPHVSGAVALMISYAKQHNLTYDPIMIKRALELSAKPVNGTLIDQGFGLIQVDKAIEELEKLSQEPTTYIFAGTTYTSFKNPIEEPLIPISPAYVDSNGYFQNVFGFPYLYRGVYIRNEYPGSVPIYFYPMKYVEDYGLNYTTSEKTYKISTNVDWIIPNTNAVVAGNNTIGEFSINIDYSKLQKSGTYVGLVYIDDPDTSYIDGYIAVTVDIPVNFNGESHAALSDTALPGEAKHYFVKVPRGTKELRVTLRVPLDESGTPMGRTTLMIARPEGAVVAEYVPGYGFVGPGLPEYTWVIEDPEPGTWEITAYTSTFTKARTGYDTSQYEIEVSLASVSIEPELILNDVAQPSNVTVKATVSNNYGDFNATAIGYGVGRLDTAYAWVRNVSQDEWDVIGAFYQDEWDVIGAFYADPTTYFIRFGITQPEDPSADLDLYVYYFPTYDDLVNFTNYVEYTDQIGPTSDEVFEQFRPKSGYYLVMVHGYDTVGYNPIHYLFYYQILSDNGDVDMQTGSFLFKNGGTVDLKARVELESNGTYLGIVGLINNDTGEAMTYAPMIFQVGMPEMSIVVYPEATLGKPSKLIIKLIDLATMEPINVSATVIVNGREYHTDNGQVIVDYVPLHLVETLQIKATSPYYQDACTEVTVRAKEPVEKEVYSPTTLEPYVAVGVGEVTGVTTDKTTLTITANGLSGAEGYIFVTMPVDTRYIKITGDHVIDYYTIEGKNALYVVIKVRYGTAPITFRIEFVSLRQVMPGINFFYYSRFLKLNQTFTELYEKARELGVDNQTLQMALEYQKAAEQLYQEGLEAMNPNCETSGIFAFMKFRGAYISIRDAINILETAIQKLESESSEG; this is encoded by the coding sequence ATGAATCGAAGAGTGTTAAGCCTCTTAATCGTGGCAGTAATGCTACTCTCTGCGATCCCAGCGGCAGTATCAGTGCCAGCAGTGACTGCTACTCCAGTGCAACCAACCGAGAGTCCCCAGCAGGTCGCGGTAGAGAAGCCCAGCAATTTCATACCAGGGGAAGTCCTCCAGAAGGAAATCCAAAAGGTTCTGGAGAGCAGCGGGAAGACGGTGCGCCTCATTATTGCCCCCGAGAAAGACAGGGCAATGGAGGTCTACGAAACTCTCAAGAGGCTCGGAAAGATTGACCCCATCAGCAAGCCCGAGCTACAATTCATAGTTGTTGAAATGCCGGTTTCGAACGTTGAAAAGCTCGCCGAGATACCCGGAATTCTGCACGTCTGGAAGGACGAGATGGTGAAGCTCCAGGAGCCTGTTTCTCCCGAGGCTGGAATGGACGGTGTTACACCTGCCGTTCAGGATCCCAAGCTCCCGGATATGTTCATGAGCGTCTACAAGATCCACGCCTACGACACCTGGATTAACTACGGCGTCCTCGGAGACAACGTTACCGTTGCGGTTCTCGACACAGGAATTGACGTCGGCCACCCGTTCCTCCAGGTTACCCTCGACGGGAGGCCGAAGATCGTCGACATATACGATGCGAGCGACGAGGGAATAGCCCAGATCTACTATGCGACCAACGTTACAGAGAACGGCACGATAACAGTCAACATGACGGTTCCGGTCTACTGGGGCTTTTATGCAATGTACTATGGACACGAGCAGATCACAGACTACACCATGGGCACCTACTACGTTGGCGGGATAAACGGCAGCGAGTACTACCTCGGTCTTCTTCCGGAGAGGTACTTCGACCTCAACAACTTAACTTCGCGTCCTGATGACCTTATGGGAGACCTCAACGACGTTTATCCGGTCCTTATAGTGAACCAGAGCGGAAACTTCGTTGCCTACATTGACTTCAACCTCAACAACGACTTCACCGACGACCAGCCCATAGGGCTTTTCACCGAGACCGGGGACTACTTCCAGACCCCTGACACTCTCGTGGACATAGCCCTTGCAAAAGTTCACATTGGCGACATGAGTAACCCCGATAACTATCTGTACACCGTCCCCTACGGAGACGGCATAGGTTACGCGATGTTCATGTGGGACGCCCAAGGCCACGGAACCCACGTCAGCGGTACCGTTGCGGGTGTTGGCCTTCCAACCGATCCAGTCTTCAACGGAACCTACGGCGTCGCCCCCAACGCTCAGCTCATGGAGGTCAAGGTTCTTCCGGGTGAGTTCGGATTCGGTGCCACTAGCTGGATCATCAACGGAATGATCTACGCTGCCAGTAATGGTGCGGACGTCATAAGCATGTCCCTCGGCGGCGGAGGCGAGATAAACGACGGTATAGAGAGCCCCGAGAACTTCTACGTTAACCTCCTAACCGACTGGTTTGGTGTTACCTTCGCCATAGCGGCAGGAAACGAGGGGCCGACCACGAACACCGTCCACGCTCCGGGCGACAGCGACCTCGTCATAACGGTTGGCGCCTTCCGCTCAAGCCTCAGGTGGCAGATATTCTACGGTGTTGACGGAGTCGCCGACACGGTCGCGAGCTTCTCAAGCAGGGGCCCGAGGATGGACGGCCTCCTCGATCCTGACGTCATAGCACCGGGCGAGATGATATTCTCCAGCCTGCCGCTCTGGTACACGGTGACGAACAATGACTCATACAACTACTACGGCATCTGGGACGGAACCTCAATGGCAACACCGCACGTCAGCGGTGCCGTTGCCCTGATGATCAGCTACGCCAAGCAGCACAACCTGACCTACGACCCCATAATGATAAAGCGCGCCCTCGAACTTAGCGCCAAGCCCGTCAATGGAACCCTCATCGACCAGGGCTTCGGCCTCATACAGGTGGACAAGGCCATCGAGGAGCTTGAGAAGCTCAGCCAGGAGCCGACCACCTACATCTTCGCCGGAACCACCTACACCAGCTTCAAGAACCCGATAGAGGAGCCACTCATACCGATTTCACCAGCTTACGTTGACTCCAACGGCTACTTCCAGAACGTGTTCGGCTTCCCGTACCTCTACAGGGGAGTCTACATAAGGAACGAGTACCCGGGAAGCGTCCCGATATACTTCTACCCGATGAAATACGTCGAAGACTATGGACTTAACTACACCACCTCAGAGAAGACATACAAGATAAGCACGAACGTTGACTGGATAATTCCAAACACCAACGCCGTTGTTGCCGGGAACAATACCATCGGAGAGTTCTCAATAAACATCGACTACTCCAAGCTCCAGAAGAGTGGAACCTACGTTGGACTCGTTTACATCGACGACCCTGACACCAGCTACATCGACGGCTACATAGCTGTCACCGTCGACATTCCGGTGAACTTCAACGGCGAGAGCCACGCGGCGCTGAGCGACACGGCCCTTCCGGGAGAAGCCAAGCACTACTTCGTCAAGGTTCCGCGCGGCACCAAGGAGCTCCGCGTCACCCTCAGGGTTCCCCTCGATGAGAGCGGAACCCCGATGGGGAGGACAACTCTCATGATAGCGAGGCCGGAGGGAGCCGTTGTTGCGGAGTACGTCCCAGGCTACGGGTTCGTCGGTCCGGGTCTGCCGGAGTACACCTGGGTCATTGAGGATCCCGAACCGGGAACCTGGGAGATCACCGCCTACACGAGCACGTTCACCAAGGCCAGAACTGGCTACGACACCTCCCAGTACGAGATTGAGGTCAGCCTGGCTTCCGTCTCCATAGAGCCAGAGCTTATACTCAATGACGTCGCTCAGCCCTCAAACGTCACAGTCAAGGCCACAGTGAGCAACAACTACGGTGACTTTAACGCCACCGCCATCGGCTACGGTGTCGGAAGGCTTGACACCGCTTACGCTTGGGTGAGAAACGTCAGCCAGGACGAGTGGGACGTTATTGGAGCCTTCTACCAGGACGAGTGGGACGTTATTGGAGCCTTCTACGCTGATCCAACTACCTACTTCATCAGGTTCGGAATAACCCAGCCCGAGGATCCAAGCGCGGACCTCGACCTGTACGTTTACTACTTCCCGACCTATGACGACCTCGTCAACTTCACCAACTACGTCGAGTACACCGACCAGATAGGGCCGACCAGTGACGAGGTCTTTGAGCAGTTCCGGCCAAAGTCCGGCTACTACCTCGTTATGGTCCACGGATACGACACAGTTGGCTACAACCCGATCCACTACCTCTTCTACTACCAGATCCTCAGCGACAACGGCGACGTGGACATGCAGACCGGCTCGTTCCTCTTCAAGAACGGCGGCACAGTCGACCTGAAGGCCAGGGTCGAGCTCGAGTCCAACGGAACCTACTTGGGCATCGTCGGTCTCATCAACAACGACACCGGCGAAGCTATGACCTACGCCCCGATGATATTCCAGGTCGGAATGCCTGAGATGTCAATCGTGGTCTATCCTGAGGCCACCCTCGGAAAGCCGTCAAAGCTCATCATCAAGCTCATTGACCTCGCCACGATGGAGCCAATAAATGTCTCCGCCACCGTCATCGTGAACGGCAGGGAGTATCACACCGACAACGGACAGGTCATCGTTGACTACGTCCCGCTCCATCTCGTTGAGACTCTCCAGATAAAGGCCACTAGTCCGTACTACCAGGACGCCTGCACCGAGGTCACCGTCAGGGCTAAGGAGCCGGTCGAGAAGGAGGTGTATTCACCGACCACCCTCGAGCCGTACGTGGCGGTTGGAGTCGGTGAGGTCACCGGAGTCACCACAGATAAGACCACACTCACGATAACCGCCAACGGGCTGAGCGGTGCGGAGGGCTACATCTTCGTCACTATGCCCGTTGATACCAGGTACATCAAGATAACTGGCGACCACGTCATCGACTACTACACCATCGAGGGCAAGAACGCGCTTTACGTTGTCATCAAGGTCAGGTACGGCACTGCCCCCATAACGTTCAGGATAGAGTTCGTCTCACTTAGGCAGGTGATGCCAGGAATTAACTTCTTCTACTACTCAAGGTTCCTTAAGCTGAACCAGACCTTCACTGAGCTATACGAAAAGGCCCGTGAACTTGGTGTTGACAACCAGACTCTTCAGATGGCTCTCGAATATCAGAAGGCCGCAGAGCAGCTCTACCAGGAGGGTCTTGAGGCTATGAACCCGAACTGTGAGACCAGTGGAATCTTCGCCTTCATGAAGTTCAGAGGGGCATACATCAGCATCAGAGATGCAATAAACATCCTTGAGACAGCGATCCAGAAGCTTGAGTCTGAATCCTCAGAGGGTTGA
- a CDS encoding potassium channel family protein: MVRCRQRPFPLLFWATKSVEGISSSLSFLDYEYFSIVTATTLGYGDYHPFGVGRVIASVEALFGMFMWAVFLTVFARKYMR, translated from the coding sequence ATGGTTAGGTGCCGTCAACGTCCTTTTCCCCTTCTGTTCTGGGCGACAAAGAGCGTTGAGGGCATCTCAAGCTCCCTGAGCTTCCTCGACTATGAGTACTTTAGCATCGTCACTGCCACGACCCTCGGCTACGGTGACTACCACCCCTTCGGCGTTGGCAGGGTCATAGCGTCCGTCGAGGCGCTCTTCGGAATGTTCATGTGGGCTGTCTTCCTCACGGTCTTTGCGAGGAAGTATATGAGATGA
- a CDS encoding DUF424 domain-containing protein, with protein MIYVKVYRVQGEVLLAACDEELLGKTFREGELKLEVKERFYKGELVEEDRLEELLNEATIANLTGERCVSKAIELGYVNPERVLRIQGVPHAQMARLFF; from the coding sequence ATGATATACGTGAAAGTTTATCGAGTTCAGGGGGAGGTTCTCCTTGCCGCCTGTGACGAGGAACTGCTTGGAAAGACGTTTAGGGAGGGGGAGCTGAAACTGGAGGTCAAGGAGCGCTTTTATAAGGGTGAGCTCGTCGAAGAAGACCGTCTGGAAGAGCTTCTGAACGAGGCAACGATAGCTAACTTAACGGGAGAACGCTGCGTTTCAAAGGCGATTGAGCTTGGATACGTAAACCCGGAGAGGGTTCTCAGGATTCAGGGTGTCCCACACGCCCAAATGGCAAGGCTTTTCTTTTGA
- the cdr gene encoding CoA-disulfide reductase, with protein sequence MERKTVIVIGGGAAGMSAASRVKRLKPEWDVKVFEATEWVSHAPCGIPYVVEGISPKEKLMHYPPEVFIKKRGIDLHLRAEVIEVEQGRVRVREEDGEKTYEWDYLVFANGASPQVPTIEGIDLPGVFTADLPPDAVAITEYLEKNPVENVVVIGTGYIAIEMAEAFVERGKNVILIGRSERILRKTFDREITDIVEEKLRSHLNLRLEEVTFRIEGKERVEKVITDAGEYPADLVILATGIKPNTELARQLGVRIGETGAIWTNDRMQTSVENVYAAGDVAETKHLITGRRVWMPLAPAGNKMGYVAGSNIAGREIHFPGVLGTSVTKFLYLEIGKTGLTEAEAIKEGYDVRTAFIKAGTRPHYYPGSKTIWLKGVVDNETNKLLGVQAVGGEILPRIDAAAAMITAGFTTKDVFFTDLAYAPPFAPVWDPLIVLARVLKF encoded by the coding sequence ATGGAGAGAAAGACCGTCATTGTTATAGGTGGTGGAGCGGCCGGAATGAGTGCTGCCTCGCGCGTCAAGAGACTTAAGCCCGAATGGGACGTCAAGGTCTTCGAGGCAACGGAGTGGGTCAGTCACGCTCCCTGCGGCATTCCCTACGTCGTTGAGGGCATCTCACCCAAGGAGAAGCTCATGCACTATCCTCCAGAGGTCTTCATCAAGAAGCGCGGTATAGACCTCCACCTGAGGGCAGAGGTAATCGAGGTCGAGCAGGGCAGAGTCAGGGTGAGAGAGGAGGATGGAGAGAAGACCTATGAGTGGGACTACCTCGTCTTCGCCAACGGCGCCTCGCCACAGGTTCCCACGATTGAGGGCATCGACCTTCCGGGAGTCTTCACTGCAGACCTTCCGCCCGATGCGGTTGCGATAACAGAATACCTTGAGAAGAACCCTGTAGAAAACGTCGTCGTTATCGGAACGGGATACATAGCAATAGAGATGGCCGAGGCCTTCGTCGAGAGGGGCAAGAACGTTATCCTCATTGGTAGGAGCGAGAGAATCCTCAGGAAGACCTTCGATAGGGAGATAACTGACATAGTCGAGGAGAAGCTTAGAAGCCACCTCAACCTCCGCCTTGAGGAGGTCACGTTCCGTATTGAAGGAAAGGAGAGGGTTGAGAAGGTCATTACCGATGCCGGCGAGTACCCTGCTGACCTTGTAATATTGGCGACGGGGATAAAGCCCAATACCGAACTCGCCCGCCAGCTTGGGGTCAGGATTGGGGAGACCGGCGCCATATGGACAAACGACAGGATGCAGACGAGCGTTGAGAACGTCTACGCCGCTGGAGACGTTGCCGAGACGAAGCACCTGATAACTGGCAGACGCGTGTGGATGCCCCTTGCCCCGGCTGGAAACAAGATGGGTTACGTGGCCGGAAGCAACATAGCGGGAAGGGAAATACACTTTCCCGGCGTTCTTGGGACGAGCGTAACTAAGTTCCTCTACCTTGAGATTGGAAAGACGGGTCTTACCGAGGCGGAGGCAATAAAAGAGGGCTACGATGTTAGGACTGCATTTATAAAGGCTGGAACGAGGCCCCATTACTATCCTGGCTCAAAGACGATATGGCTCAAGGGAGTCGTTGACAACGAGACCAACAAGCTCCTTGGAGTTCAGGCGGTCGGCGGCGAAATCCTTCCGAGGATAGATGCGGCCGCGGCAATGATTACGGCAGGCTTCACGACGAAAGACGTCTTCTTCACTGACCTGGCCTACGCACCACCGTTTGCGCCCGTCTGGGATCCACTCATAGTCCTCGCCAGAGTTCTCAAGTTCTGA
- a CDS encoding 60S ribosomal export protein NMD3, whose protein sequence is MSERFCYRCGISEREGGPLIDGLCQVCYRKENPVLLIEDEINTELCQNCGSYKKRGVWVDPHSYELEELIFEVAENALLEALEDSLSDKIREYEVVSPEELEEIEDLPVGRAVVAFEPVDYHIEYFPAIITYEVRVKARTHELQRELHDERMRVTVYVRQTVCPRCQKFLGGYFEAILQVRAEDRPLTEEERKAIGKLVEEKVDEIMRKDRMGFIQDTIEKDEGLDFYMGSTSAARKLAQAIKERFGGKISEAYELVGMDRQTSREVYRTSVSVRIPKFQRGDIVTDKRGTVYEVERVDGKGMTLRNLSTGESEHKDWKTLDREGVDTVEHEESEAMVTSIGRDEVQLMDMESYETYEIEKPGVELTEGEVYRVVSVKGRRYIRGHKGEVWKLVE, encoded by the coding sequence ATGAGCGAGAGGTTCTGCTACAGGTGCGGGATAAGCGAGCGAGAGGGTGGGCCTCTTATAGATGGCCTCTGTCAGGTGTGCTACCGAAAGGAAAACCCTGTCCTTCTCATTGAGGACGAAATAAACACCGAGCTCTGTCAAAACTGCGGGAGCTACAAAAAGAGGGGGGTTTGGGTTGACCCTCACAGCTACGAGCTGGAAGAACTCATCTTTGAGGTTGCTGAAAACGCCCTGCTTGAAGCCCTTGAAGATTCTCTCAGCGATAAAATCCGCGAGTACGAAGTTGTCTCGCCCGAGGAGCTTGAGGAGATTGAAGACCTGCCCGTTGGCAGGGCTGTTGTTGCTTTCGAGCCAGTGGATTATCACATAGAGTACTTTCCTGCAATAATAACCTATGAAGTCCGCGTTAAGGCCAGAACTCACGAGCTCCAGAGAGAGCTACACGACGAGCGTATGAGGGTTACAGTCTACGTCCGCCAGACCGTCTGTCCGCGCTGTCAGAAGTTCCTCGGCGGCTATTTCGAGGCTATACTTCAGGTCAGGGCAGAGGACAGGCCCTTGACGGAGGAGGAAAGAAAGGCCATTGGGAAGCTCGTCGAGGAAAAAGTAGATGAGATAATGCGCAAGGACAGGATGGGCTTCATACAGGACACGATAGAAAAGGATGAGGGGTTGGACTTTTACATGGGATCAACAAGCGCCGCGAGGAAGCTGGCCCAGGCCATAAAAGAGCGCTTTGGCGGAAAGATAAGCGAGGCCTACGAACTCGTTGGTATGGACAGGCAGACGAGCAGAGAGGTTTACCGGACGAGTGTCAGCGTCAGGATACCCAAGTTCCAGAGGGGGGACATAGTAACTGACAAGAGAGGAACAGTGTACGAAGTCGAGAGGGTCGATGGCAAGGGCATGACCCTCCGCAACCTCTCCACCGGGGAGAGCGAGCACAAGGACTGGAAGACCCTCGACAGGGAAGGAGTTGATACCGTCGAGCACGAGGAAAGCGAGGCCATGGTCACGAGCATAGGAAGGGATGAAGTTCAGCTCATGGACATGGAGAGCTATGAGACCTATGAAATTGAAAAGCCCGGTGTGGAGCTGACGGAGGGTGAGGTCTACCGGGTTGTCTCCGTGAAGGGGAGGCGGTACATACGCGGCCACAAGGGTGAGGTGTGGAAGTTAGTGGAATAG